From Spirosoma aerolatum, one genomic window encodes:
- the fabG gene encoding 3-oxoacyl-[acyl-carrier-protein] reductase — protein sequence MNLLTGKVALITGASRGIGRAMAQKFAQEGATVAFTYLSSIEKGQALEEELRAFGGQVKGYRSDASNYQAAEELVSQVIADFGKIDVLINNAGITRDGLLMRMSEEQWDTVINVNLKSVFNLTKAATKPMMKAKTGSIINITSVVGIRGNAGQANYAASKAGIIGFTKSVALELGSRNIRSNAIAPGFIETEMTGEINEKALEDWKQQIPMKRGGQPDEVADCAVFLASDLSRYITGQVLQVDGGMLT from the coding sequence ATGAATTTACTAACAGGAAAAGTTGCCCTGATCACAGGTGCATCACGCGGAATTGGCCGGGCTATGGCCCAGAAATTTGCTCAGGAAGGGGCTACCGTTGCCTTCACTTATTTGTCGAGCATTGAGAAAGGCCAGGCATTAGAAGAAGAACTACGTGCCTTTGGCGGCCAGGTAAAAGGCTACCGGTCCGATGCCTCTAATTATCAGGCTGCCGAAGAACTGGTCAGTCAGGTGATTGCCGATTTCGGTAAGATCGATGTATTGATCAATAATGCCGGTATTACCCGTGATGGATTGTTAATGCGGATGTCGGAAGAACAATGGGACACCGTAATTAACGTTAATTTAAAGTCGGTCTTTAACCTGACTAAAGCGGCTACCAAGCCGATGATGAAGGCAAAAACGGGTTCGATTATCAATATCACATCGGTAGTCGGTATTCGGGGCAATGCAGGCCAGGCCAATTATGCGGCTTCGAAAGCTGGGATCATCGGATTTACCAAATCGGTAGCCCTGGAATTAGGCTCGCGGAATATTCGTTCCAACGCCATTGCACCCGGTTTTATCGAAACCGAAATGACTGGCGAAATCAATGAGAAGGCCCTTGAAGACTGGAAGCAGCAAATTCCAATGAAGCGGGGAGGCCAGCCCGACGAAGTTGCCGATTGTGCCGTTTTCCTGGCATCCGACCTCTCCCGCTACATCACCGGCCAGGTGCTGCAAGTAGATGGAGGAATGTTAACCTAG
- a CDS encoding phosphatidylinositol-specific phospholipase C/glycerophosphodiester phosphodiesterase family protein, whose protein sequence is MLRVLLLIQLTASIAFAQKIHSHNDYAKARPFMNAYEQKADFIEADIWLQNGKLVVAHDKPGPNAPTLDSLYLQPIIRLFKQYKDKPSSDRDYTFNLVVDVKENPTEILPLLINLLEQNLPVFNRAANPKAIQLIISGNRPKIPNYFDYPLLQFDGRPSEVYDEETLQRIALISDNFQLYSHWDGNGEIPDEDREKLKRVIKRAHNDKKPIRFWAIPDTPNAWKQLKKLGVDVINTDKVAECVQAMR, encoded by the coding sequence ATGCTACGCGTCTTACTCCTTATACAACTAACGGCTTCGATTGCCTTTGCCCAGAAAATCCATTCTCACAACGATTATGCCAAGGCGCGTCCTTTCATGAACGCCTACGAGCAAAAAGCGGATTTCATCGAAGCAGACATCTGGCTCCAAAATGGCAAACTGGTTGTTGCACACGATAAACCAGGACCTAATGCGCCTACCCTCGATTCGCTCTATCTGCAACCTATTATTCGGTTGTTTAAACAATACAAAGACAAACCCAGCTCCGACCGTGACTATACATTTAACCTGGTGGTTGATGTAAAAGAAAATCCAACGGAGATACTGCCCTTATTGATCAACTTATTAGAGCAGAATCTACCCGTTTTTAATCGAGCTGCAAATCCGAAAGCGATCCAGTTGATTATCAGTGGAAATCGGCCTAAAATTCCCAATTATTTCGACTATCCCCTGCTCCAGTTTGACGGTCGGCCCAGTGAAGTGTACGACGAAGAAACCCTCCAGCGTATTGCTCTTATCAGTGATAATTTCCAACTATATTCACACTGGGATGGCAACGGCGAAATTCCGGACGAAGACCGCGAAAAGCTCAAACGAGTCATTAAACGGGCACACAACGATAAAAAGCCAATCCGTTTCTGGGCAATTCCCGATACGCCCAATGCCTGGAAGCAATTAAAGAAACTCGGTGTGGACGTCATCAATACCGATAAAGTGGCCGAGTGCGTACAGGCAATGCGGTGA
- a CDS encoding GMC oxidoreductase, protein MEVPQLKKAPTVYDVVIVGSGAGGGMAAYMLAKAGAKVALLEAGGYYDPADPKYITQLKWPWESPRRGAATEFRSGGDFDAAWGGWEIEGEPYSAKPGTEFGWFRSRMLGGRTNHWGRISMRFGPDDFRRGSLSGVGDDWPITYDDMKPFYDRVDKLIGVFGSIENLPNEPDGIFLPPPKPRLHELMLRKAGKSVGIPVIPSRLSILTKPINKDRGQCFYCHQCNRGCQAYADFSASSVLCIPAVKTGNVTLINGAMAREVLTDPQTGLATGVSYVDKATLQEITIKAKAVMLGASTCESARILLNSKSARFPTGLANSSGVVGKYLNDSTGASRSGFVPALMDRKRYNEDGVGGMHVFTPWWLDNKKLDFPRGYHIEYGGGMGMPGAGFGGGIEALNGIIPGRDGQMKPGGGYGKGLKDDYRRFYGAYISMSGRGEPVPLESNYCEIDPDKVDKYGIPTLRFHYKWSDYEVKQAKHMQDTFEEIIHAMGGIALGSKPGPNTAHGYGLAAPGRIIHEVGTVRMGNDPKKSALNKFQQAHDVKNLFVVDAAPFVSQGDKNVTWTILAASMRTSEYLIDQVKQRNL, encoded by the coding sequence ATGGAAGTCCCACAACTCAAAAAAGCCCCAACTGTATACGATGTCGTCATCGTTGGTTCGGGAGCTGGTGGCGGTATGGCCGCGTATATGCTCGCCAAAGCGGGTGCCAAAGTTGCTCTGCTCGAAGCGGGTGGCTATTACGACCCTGCCGACCCAAAGTATATTACTCAACTCAAGTGGCCCTGGGAATCTCCCCGGCGTGGGGCTGCTACCGAATTCCGTTCGGGTGGTGACTTCGACGCGGCATGGGGAGGCTGGGAAATCGAAGGAGAACCCTATTCTGCCAAACCAGGAACGGAATTTGGCTGGTTTCGGTCGCGTATGCTCGGAGGCCGTACCAACCACTGGGGGCGTATTTCCATGCGTTTCGGACCCGACGATTTTCGGCGGGGTTCACTATCTGGTGTAGGTGACGATTGGCCGATTACCTACGACGATATGAAACCTTTCTATGATCGGGTCGATAAACTAATCGGTGTTTTTGGCTCTATCGAGAACTTGCCCAACGAGCCAGACGGCATCTTTTTACCCCCGCCGAAGCCTCGTTTGCATGAACTGATGCTTCGGAAAGCCGGAAAAAGCGTAGGAATTCCGGTTATCCCGTCTCGCCTGAGTATCCTCACCAAACCCATCAATAAAGACCGGGGGCAATGTTTTTATTGCCATCAGTGTAACCGGGGCTGTCAGGCGTATGCCGATTTCTCGGCCTCCTCAGTGCTTTGCATTCCGGCTGTTAAAACAGGCAACGTAACGCTAATCAACGGCGCTATGGCTCGTGAAGTGCTGACCGATCCGCAAACCGGTCTGGCTACGGGTGTTAGCTACGTTGACAAAGCCACTTTGCAGGAAATAACGATCAAGGCTAAAGCCGTAATGCTGGGCGCCAGCACCTGCGAATCGGCACGGATACTGCTCAACTCAAAATCAGCCCGTTTCCCAACCGGACTAGCCAATAGCAGTGGTGTAGTAGGTAAGTACCTGAACGACTCTACAGGAGCCAGCCGATCCGGGTTCGTACCAGCCCTGATGGACCGTAAACGCTATAACGAAGATGGCGTTGGAGGGATGCACGTGTTTACGCCCTGGTGGCTCGATAACAAAAAATTAGACTTCCCGCGCGGTTATCATATCGAATACGGTGGCGGTATGGGCATGCCGGGAGCCGGTTTTGGGGGAGGTATTGAAGCCCTGAACGGCATCATTCCGGGTCGGGATGGCCAGATGAAACCCGGTGGTGGCTATGGAAAAGGCCTGAAAGACGATTATCGTCGCTTCTATGGTGCCTATATCAGCATGTCGGGTCGTGGAGAGCCGGTGCCGCTCGAAAGTAACTACTGCGAAATTGACCCCGATAAAGTGGATAAATACGGGATTCCGACCCTACGTTTTCACTACAAATGGTCGGATTATGAAGTGAAGCAGGCCAAGCACATGCAGGATACCTTCGAAGAGATTATCCATGCCATGGGTGGTATTGCCCTTGGTTCAAAACCTGGGCCTAATACAGCACATGGCTATGGCCTGGCAGCTCCCGGACGTATCATTCACGAAGTCGGTACCGTTCGTATGGGTAACGACCCTAAAAAATCGGCCCTCAATAAGTTCCAGCAGGCTCATGACGTAAAAAACCTGTTTGTGGTCGATGCAGCTCCGTTCGTGTCTCAGGGTGACAAGAACGTTACCTGGACTATTCTGGCCGCTTCCATGCGTACCAGCGAGTACCTGATCGACCAGGTGAAACAACGAAATTTGTAG
- a CDS encoding ATP-dependent Clp protease ATP-binding subunit — protein MEAKFSNRVKEVITLSREEALRLGHDYIGTEHLLLGMIREGEGVAVGLLKKLGISLDELRVTIEQATKGTATNNVKNLANIPLTRQSEKTLKITYLEAKIFKSPLIGTEHLLLSILRDEDNVATQILNKFNINYEVIKEMLEYQSSGSRPVMGPETDDDDNDRGMFGGSSSSSGKDPKGSEKSRTPVLDNFGRDLTKLAEVGKLDPIVGREKEIERVAQILSRRKKNNPILIGEPGVGKTAIAEGLALRIVQKKVSRVLFGKRVVTLDLASLVAGTKYRGQFEERMKAVMNELEKSPEVILFIDELHTIVGAGGASGSLDASNMFKPALARGDIQCIGATTLDEYRQYIEKDGALARRFQMVMVDATSIDETIEILNNIKDKYEDHHHVNYTKEAIEAAVKLSERYISDRFLPDKAIDVLDEVGARVHISNITVPEDILRLEEQIENIKKEKNQVVKSQKYEEAAQLRDKEKRLIDQLERAKQAWEEDTKKRRYTVNEENVAEVVAMMTGIPVTSVSNDEGKKLVNMGEELKGRVIGQNAAIEKLVKAIQRTRVGLKDPKKPIGSFIFLGPTGVGKTELAKVLATYLFDKDDALVRIDMSEYMEKFSVSRLVGAPPGYVGYEEGGQLTEKIRRKPYSVVLLDEIEKAHPDVFNILLQVLDDGILTDGLGRRVDFRNTIIIMTSNIGVRDLKDFGAGIGFATKRNAESQDELMKSTIQSALRKAFSPEFLNRLDDVIVFNSLLREDIHKIIDLMLGKLLGRVINLGYRVELTDKAKDFLAEKGYDQQYGARPLSRAIQRYLEDPVAEEILKGELKEGDVIMADYSGEGENLTITVKKPEAVVE, from the coding sequence ATGGAAGCAAAATTCTCAAATCGCGTAAAGGAAGTTATCACGCTGAGTCGGGAAGAAGCCTTACGCTTAGGCCACGATTATATTGGCACAGAGCACCTGTTGCTCGGTATGATTCGTGAAGGGGAGGGTGTAGCCGTCGGCTTGCTGAAAAAATTAGGCATCTCGCTCGACGAACTCCGGGTTACCATTGAACAGGCCACGAAAGGAACCGCTACCAACAATGTGAAAAACCTGGCGAATATCCCGCTGACCCGTCAGTCGGAAAAGACGCTGAAAATCACGTATTTGGAAGCTAAGATCTTCAAAAGCCCGCTCATCGGAACGGAGCACCTTCTGCTGTCGATTCTACGTGATGAAGACAATGTCGCCACGCAGATTCTCAATAAATTTAATATTAATTACGAAGTCATTAAGGAGATGCTGGAATATCAATCTTCGGGTAGCCGACCAGTGATGGGCCCCGAAACCGACGATGACGACAACGACCGGGGCATGTTTGGCGGAAGCAGCTCCAGCTCAGGAAAAGATCCGAAAGGGTCTGAAAAGTCCCGGACTCCCGTTCTGGATAACTTCGGACGCGATCTGACCAAACTGGCTGAAGTAGGTAAACTCGATCCTATCGTTGGCCGTGAAAAAGAAATCGAACGCGTGGCCCAGATTCTGAGCCGCCGGAAGAAAAATAATCCAATTCTGATTGGTGAACCAGGTGTTGGTAAAACTGCCATCGCTGAAGGACTTGCCCTGCGCATTGTGCAGAAGAAAGTCTCGCGGGTGTTGTTCGGCAAGCGGGTAGTTACGCTTGACCTGGCGTCGCTCGTGGCTGGTACCAAATACCGGGGCCAGTTTGAAGAGCGTATGAAAGCCGTGATGAACGAGCTGGAAAAATCACCGGAAGTTATTCTGTTTATCGATGAGTTGCACACCATCGTTGGCGCAGGAGGTGCTTCGGGTTCGCTCGATGCATCGAATATGTTCAAACCGGCTTTGGCTCGGGGCGACATCCAATGTATCGGCGCTACTACGCTTGACGAATATCGTCAGTACATCGAGAAAGATGGTGCGCTGGCCCGTCGTTTCCAGATGGTGATGGTCGATGCTACGTCGATTGACGAAACCATCGAAATCCTGAACAATATCAAGGATAAATACGAAGACCACCACCACGTCAACTACACCAAAGAGGCCATTGAAGCTGCGGTGAAACTGTCGGAGCGTTACATCTCTGATCGCTTCCTGCCCGACAAGGCAATCGATGTGCTCGACGAAGTAGGGGCTCGTGTACACATCTCGAACATCACCGTTCCCGAAGATATTCTGAGACTGGAAGAACAGATTGAGAATATCAAGAAGGAGAAAAATCAGGTTGTCAAGAGCCAGAAGTACGAAGAAGCCGCTCAGCTCCGCGACAAGGAAAAACGCCTGATCGATCAACTGGAACGGGCTAAACAAGCCTGGGAAGAAGATACTAAGAAACGACGCTATACGGTCAACGAAGAAAACGTGGCCGAAGTGGTAGCGATGATGACGGGTATTCCAGTTACGAGTGTATCGAACGACGAAGGGAAGAAGCTCGTCAACATGGGCGAAGAACTGAAAGGTCGGGTTATCGGACAAAATGCTGCCATTGAGAAACTGGTGAAAGCCATTCAACGGACGCGGGTTGGTCTGAAAGATCCGAAAAAACCGATTGGTTCATTTATCTTCCTTGGCCCAACCGGGGTTGGTAAAACGGAATTAGCGAAAGTTCTGGCTACTTACCTCTTCGACAAAGACGATGCGCTGGTTCGGATCGATATGTCGGAATACATGGAAAAATTCAGCGTTAGCCGTCTGGTGGGCGCTCCTCCGGGCTACGTTGGGTACGAAGAAGGTGGCCAGTTGACCGAGAAAATTCGCCGGAAGCCCTACAGTGTTGTGTTGCTTGACGAAATCGAAAAAGCACACCCGGATGTGTTCAATATTCTGTTGCAAGTGCTGGACGATGGTATCCTGACCGATGGTCTGGGTCGCCGGGTTGATTTCCGTAACACCATCATTATCATGACGTCGAATATTGGGGTTCGTGATCTGAAAGACTTCGGTGCCGGTATCGGTTTCGCTACCAAGCGGAATGCCGAAAGCCAGGATGAACTGATGAAGAGCACGATTCAGAGTGCATTACGAAAGGCATTCTCGCCCGAATTCCTCAACCGACTGGACGATGTGATTGTGTTCAATTCGCTGCTGCGGGAAGATATTCACAAAATCATTGACCTGATGCTGGGCAAACTGCTGGGCCGTGTTATCAACCTGGGTTACCGGGTCGAGTTGACCGATAAAGCGAAGGACTTCCTGGCCGAAAAAGGATACGATCAGCAGTATGGTGCTCGTCCATTAAGCCGGGCTATCCAGCGCTACCTCGAAGACCCCGTTGCTGAGGAAATCCTGAAAGGTGAACTCAAAGAAGGCGACGTGATTATGGCGGATTATAGTGGTGAAGGTGAAAACCTGACTATCACGGTTAAGAAGCCTGAAGCTGTGGTCGAATAA
- a CDS encoding WbqC family protein — protein METYPLTPDSTALLIELHYLPCLDYLSGLLKFGTVWLEAQEHYQKQSYRNRCYVLTANKVDSLTVPVQQGTRHLPIRDLRVANDQNWQMHHWRCIQAAYGKAPFFEYYAPDIEPYYRKNWTFLFDLNYELLTICLKLMQVRINLNLTEWYEKTPPVGLFDARSCINPANGPESYIFHQPVSYPQNFGPEFVPNLSVIDLLFCQGPAAKDVLKAGLRESEQILKTLR, from the coding sequence TTGGAAACGTACCCATTAACGCCTGACTCCACCGCTTTACTGATTGAATTACATTACCTGCCTTGTCTGGACTACCTGTCGGGGTTGTTGAAATTCGGTACAGTATGGCTGGAAGCTCAGGAGCATTACCAGAAGCAAAGTTACAGAAATCGTTGCTACGTTCTGACGGCAAACAAGGTAGATAGCCTTACAGTGCCTGTGCAGCAGGGGACCCGGCACCTGCCCATTCGCGACCTTCGGGTGGCTAATGACCAGAACTGGCAGATGCATCACTGGCGATGTATTCAGGCCGCTTATGGGAAAGCCCCATTTTTCGAATATTATGCGCCCGACATTGAGCCGTATTATCGAAAAAACTGGACGTTTTTATTCGACTTGAATTATGAGTTGCTGACAATTTGTCTGAAATTGATGCAGGTACGTATCAATCTGAACCTGACAGAATGGTACGAAAAAACACCTCCGGTCGGCTTATTTGACGCTCGATCCTGCATAAATCCAGCCAATGGGCCAGAATCATACATATTCCATCAGCCAGTGTCCTATCCACAAAATTTTGGACCTGAATTTGTACCTAATTTAAGTGTCATAGACCTGTTGTTCTGCCAGGGACCGGCCGCTAAGGACGTGTTGAAGGCCGGTCTTCGGGAGAGTGAACAAATCCTTAAAACTCTTCGTTAG
- a CDS encoding lysophospholipid acyltransferase family protein, with translation MTFFRLLSRLPLSILYGISDILAFLLNYVIRYRRRVISDNLTQSFPEKSADEINQIIKGFYHNLSDLLVETIKLPSLSPDELKERVRFTNADIVKACLAAGQPVIGMASHQSNWEWLPSAAVLNGMPADSIYKPLTSGFSEKMMQMIRSSFGAVPITMNNLPRRMASHKNVPRIIALVADQVPNVPEQAYWTNFLHHDTPFYPGTERLARSRHLPVFYVELVRLRRGYYEATFFSVGSPPYSDLPAGTLLERYRDLLEATIRKYPSDWLWSHRRWKHWREKYPKIETKLD, from the coding sequence ATGACTTTTTTTAGACTTTTATCTCGCTTACCGCTGAGTATCCTTTATGGTATTTCTGATATATTAGCTTTCCTGCTCAACTACGTTATCCGCTATCGCCGAAGGGTAATTTCAGACAATTTAACCCAATCGTTTCCAGAGAAATCAGCCGACGAAATCAATCAGATTATCAAAGGGTTCTACCATAATCTTTCTGACTTACTGGTTGAGACGATTAAGCTGCCCAGCCTGTCACCCGACGAGTTAAAAGAGCGGGTTCGGTTCACAAATGCCGATATTGTAAAAGCCTGTCTAGCGGCTGGTCAGCCCGTTATCGGCATGGCTTCTCACCAGAGTAACTGGGAGTGGCTACCTTCGGCGGCTGTATTAAATGGAATGCCTGCTGATAGTATTTATAAGCCGTTAACCAGTGGTTTCTCAGAAAAAATGATGCAGATGATCCGGTCAAGCTTTGGTGCGGTACCCATTACGATGAATAATCTACCCCGTCGGATGGCCTCGCACAAAAACGTACCTCGCATTATTGCACTCGTAGCCGATCAGGTTCCTAATGTGCCCGAACAAGCCTATTGGACAAACTTTCTCCACCATGACACGCCGTTTTATCCGGGAACCGAACGACTAGCCCGTAGCCGTCATTTGCCGGTTTTTTATGTAGAACTAGTTCGCTTACGTCGTGGTTATTACGAGGCCACTTTTTTTTCGGTTGGCTCCCCTCCTTACAGTGATTTGCCTGCTGGTACTTTACTAGAACGCTACCGGGATCTTCTTGAAGCCACCATCCGCAAGTACCCTTCCGACTGGCTCTGGTCGCACCGCCGTTGGAAACATTGGCGAGAGAAATATCCAAAGATTGAGACAAAGTTGGATTAA
- a CDS encoding lysophospholipid acyltransferase family protein yields the protein MIFLRLLARLPFPILYGISDVLYAVLAHVVRYRQHVVLENLRLSFPEKSPETIQQIANNFYRNLADILVETIKLSAITPCELKKRFIYTNPELIKEYLINGQTVICTGSHQCNWEWVPSAAVVIDIPVDSVYKPLTNPDMEKFMQELRASHGAVPTPMNLLPRQMVIRKAIPRVIALVADQVPNVPEQGYWMEFLNRDTPFYPGTERLARSKNLPVFFLELVRIRRGYYEGTFKLIACPPYTNIPEGAILEMYRDQLQASICKHPSDWLWSHKRWKHWRGKYTKIEAKLT from the coding sequence ATGATATTCCTGCGCCTTTTAGCCCGTTTGCCCTTTCCTATTTTATATGGCATTTCGGATGTTTTATATGCTGTTCTTGCTCATGTTGTCCGTTATAGACAACACGTTGTTCTGGAAAACCTTCGTCTATCATTTCCTGAAAAATCCCCCGAAACAATCCAGCAAATAGCCAACAATTTTTATCGTAATCTTGCCGATATACTTGTTGAAACAATTAAGCTATCTGCCATCACTCCCTGCGAACTGAAAAAACGATTTATATATACCAATCCCGAATTAATTAAGGAGTATTTAATAAATGGGCAGACTGTAATCTGCACAGGTTCTCATCAATGCAACTGGGAGTGGGTTCCATCGGCTGCAGTTGTTATTGATATTCCGGTGGATAGCGTGTATAAGCCTCTCACCAATCCAGACATGGAGAAGTTTATGCAGGAATTGCGTGCTAGTCATGGGGCTGTGCCAACACCCATGAATTTACTCCCCCGGCAAATGGTAATTCGAAAAGCCATTCCTCGTGTAATTGCCTTGGTAGCAGACCAGGTTCCGAATGTACCGGAGCAAGGCTATTGGATGGAATTTTTGAACCGCGATACCCCTTTCTATCCCGGTACGGAACGACTGGCCCGAAGTAAAAACTTACCTGTTTTTTTTCTGGAATTGGTTCGTATCCGACGAGGTTATTACGAAGGTACCTTTAAACTTATTGCCTGTCCGCCGTATACAAATATCCCTGAGGGCGCTATTCTCGAAATGTATAGAGATCAATTACAAGCCAGTATTTGCAAACACCCCTCCGATTGGCTCTGGTCACATAAACGTTGGAAGCACTGGCGGGGAAAATATACGAAAATCGAAGCAAAGCTAACGTAG
- a CDS encoding helix-turn-helix transcriptional regulator, which translates to MAIVMLCRRRSNVLLMKAVTNVTNFSEEVLLTDEKTFQHTLRIQQPAFTLLTSEYIDQPALFASIRQHTPTTRIVLCLLPDAANPSLLWPLLDNLDIDVLCKLPELNECLTALAEGYFYTSSFLETHPAYVRPEPLPGWDSLTTSERSVLKLMAEGYSGPQIAQMLFISPKTVENHKYKISQKLNVTGGPGSLVKYSLLHRDRLRTLFKEASQTKPTARQP; encoded by the coding sequence ATGGCTATTGTTATGCTTTGCCGCCGTCGGAGCAATGTTCTGCTCATGAAAGCAGTTACCAATGTAACAAATTTTAGTGAAGAGGTCCTTCTGACCGACGAAAAAACATTCCAGCATACACTGCGCATCCAACAACCTGCTTTTACCCTACTAACCAGCGAATACATCGACCAGCCTGCTCTTTTCGCAAGCATTCGGCAGCATACGCCTACTACCCGAATTGTCCTATGCCTACTGCCCGATGCAGCCAACCCATCGCTACTTTGGCCATTACTGGACAATTTGGATATCGATGTTCTTTGTAAGCTCCCGGAGTTGAACGAGTGTCTGACTGCACTTGCCGAAGGGTATTTCTACACGTCAAGCTTTTTAGAGACTCATCCAGCCTACGTTCGGCCTGAGCCACTGCCGGGTTGGGACTCGCTTACAACGAGCGAACGTAGCGTATTAAAGCTAATGGCAGAAGGATATAGTGGGCCACAAATTGCCCAGATGCTGTTCATAAGCCCTAAAACGGTTGAAAACCACAAATACAAAATTTCTCAGAAACTCAATGTGACGGGCGGTCCCGGAAGCCTGGTAAAATATTCATTACTGCACCGTGACCGATTACGTACACTGTTCAAAGAGGCTTCTCAGACAAAGCCTACAGCCAGACAACCATAG